Genomic segment of Macaca nemestrina isolate mMacNem1 chromosome 3, mMacNem.hap1, whole genome shotgun sequence:
AAGCCTTACACATATATAAGAGCATGATGTATAATggtcaaaataaatattatcttgaatacatttataaatatttttacttatgaACATGTACTATTTTCATAATGGAGAAGAAATAAGATAAAAGGATAACTTAAGGCTGGCAAGCCACAGTGTATGCCCTGACAGTAGCCTGTGCTTCTCATGTGTCTTCTAGGTGATCTGGAACCTCTtgagcagcagaagcagcagatcATTAATGAGGAAGGCACTGAGTTATTCTCCTACAAAGgcaatgatgttgagtattttatATCTTCTAGTTCCCCATCCGGTTTATATCAGTTGGATCTTCTTTCAACAGAGAAAGATACACATTTCAAAGTATATGCCACCACAACTCCAGAATCTGATCAGCCATACCCTGAGTTACCCTATGACCCCAGAGTAGATGTGACCTCACTGGGGCGCACCACAATCACTTTGGCCTGGAAACCAAGCCCCACTGCCTCTTTGCTGAAACAACCCATTCAGTACTGCGTGGTCATCAACAAAGAGCACAATTTCAAAAGTCTCTGTGCAGTAGAAGCAAAACTGAGTGCAGATGATGCTTTTATGATGGCACCGAAACCTGGTCTGGACTTCAGCCCCTTTGACTTTGCCCACTTTGGATTTCCTTCAGATAATTCAGGTAAAGAACGCAGTTTCCAAGCAAAGCCTTTTCCAAAACTGGGGCGTCATGTCTACTCCAGGCCCAAGGTTGACATTCAGAAAATCTGCATAGGAAACAAGAACATCTTCACCGTCTCCGATCTGAAACCCGACACGCAGTACTACTTTGATGTATTTGTGGTCAACGTCAACAGCAACATGAGCACCGCTTACGTAGGTACCTTTGCCAGGACCAAGGAAGAAGCCAAACAGAAGACAGTTGAGCTAAAAGATGGGAAGGTAACAGATATATTTGTTAAAAGGAAGGGAGCAAAGTTTCTACGGTTTGCTCCAGTCTCTTCTCACCAAAAAGTCACCTTCTTTATTCACTCGTGTCTGGATGCTGTCCAAATCCAAGTGAGAAGAGATGGGAAACTTCTTCTGTCTCAGAATGTGGAAGGCATTCAGCAGTTTCAGCTTAGAGGAAAACCTAAAGCGAAATACCTCATTCGActgaaaggaaacaagaaaggagCATCTATGTTGAAAATACTAGCTACCACAAGGCCTACTAAGCAGTCATTTCCCTCTCTTCCTGAAGACACAAGAATCAAAGCCTTTGACAAGCTCCGTACCTGTTCCTCGGCCACCGTGGCTTGGCTAGGCACTCAGGAAAGGAATAAGTTTTGCATCTACAAAAAAGAAGTGGATGATAACTACAATGAAGACCAGAAGAGAAGAGAGCAAAACCAATGCCTAGGACCAGATATCAGGAAGAAGTCAGAAAAGGTCCTCTGTAAATATTTCCATAGTCAAAACCTGCAGAAAGCAGTGACCACAGAAACAATTAAAGGTCTTCAGCCTGGCAAATCTTACCTGCTGGATGTTTATGTCATAGGACATGGGGGGCACTCTGTAAAGTATCAGAGTAAGGTTGTGAAAACTAGAAAGTTCTGTTAGTTACCTTATTATAGAGATATATTATGTAGAACTCCAGGAGGGACATTAAATCACTTTAAGTATAAACTGACTACTCCCACAGCTGAGAGAAGTTGTGACCTGTACTTGTACTATGGAAGGAAGGATATCAACGTGTGTATATTGATGTTTATATAAGTAACTCTTGAAGGAGACTTGTTCTAGCGTGCCCCATGGTACGTAGTGTATGTCTTACGCCGGTTGGTGTCAAAGATAGAGGACTTCTTAAAGGAACTTGCCATTCCTTGCTTTGACCACTGCATGAACtgcttctaaattattttattacctaaaaatttaaaatatgccatTCATTGCACACACCCACAAATGCAAAT
This window contains:
- the LOC105486159 gene encoding protein NDNF isoform X2 — its product is MVLLHWCLLWLLFPLSSRTQKLPTRDEELFQMQIRDKAFFHDSSVIPDGAEISSYLFRDTPKRYFFVVEEDNTPLSVTVTPCDAPLEWKLSLQELPEDTSGEGSGDLEPLEQQKQQIINEEGTELFSYKGNDVEYFISSSSPSGLYQLDLLSTEKDTHFKVYATTTPESDQPYPELPYDPRVDVTSLGRTTITLAWKPSPTASLLKQPIQYCVVINKEHNFKSLCAVEAKLSADDAFMMAPKPGLDFSPFDFAHFGFPSDNSGKERSFQAKPFPKLGRHVYSRPKVDIQKICIGNKNIFTVSDLKPDTQYYFDVFVVNVNSNMSTAYVGTFARTKEEAKQKTVELKDGKVTDIFVKRKGAKFLRFAPVSSHQKVTFFIHSCLDAVQIQVRRDGKLLLSQNVEGIQQFQLRGKPKAKYLIRLKGNKKGASMLKILATTRPTKQSFPSLPEDTRIKAFDKLRTCSSATVAWLGTQERNKFCIYKKEVDDNYNEDQKRREQNQCLGPDIRKKSEKVLCKYFHSQNLQKAVTTETIKGLQPGKSYLLDVYVIGHGGHSVKYQSKVVKTRKFC
- the LOC105486159 gene encoding protein NDNF isoform X1, coding for MKNKQIFLRMVLLHWCLLWLLFPLSSRTQKLPTRDEELFQMQIRDKAFFHDSSVIPDGAEISSYLFRDTPKRYFFVVEEDNTPLSVTVTPCDAPLEWKLSLQELPEDTSGEGSGDLEPLEQQKQQIINEEGTELFSYKGNDVEYFISSSSPSGLYQLDLLSTEKDTHFKVYATTTPESDQPYPELPYDPRVDVTSLGRTTITLAWKPSPTASLLKQPIQYCVVINKEHNFKSLCAVEAKLSADDAFMMAPKPGLDFSPFDFAHFGFPSDNSGKERSFQAKPFPKLGRHVYSRPKVDIQKICIGNKNIFTVSDLKPDTQYYFDVFVVNVNSNMSTAYVGTFARTKEEAKQKTVELKDGKVTDIFVKRKGAKFLRFAPVSSHQKVTFFIHSCLDAVQIQVRRDGKLLLSQNVEGIQQFQLRGKPKAKYLIRLKGNKKGASMLKILATTRPTKQSFPSLPEDTRIKAFDKLRTCSSATVAWLGTQERNKFCIYKKEVDDNYNEDQKRREQNQCLGPDIRKKSEKVLCKYFHSQNLQKAVTTETIKGLQPGKSYLLDVYVIGHGGHSVKYQSKVVKTRKFC